The genomic region GGCTGTCCCCTTTTCCTGGCCATGCGGGTACCTGGGGGGCAGCTCTCGCTGCAAACTGACCTGGGTGGCTAGAAAGAAAGCACAGTGAAAAGAAATGACTGTTATCTACAACCTTTGATGCTGCTATTGCATGTTATACTCAAGcaaatacaacaacaataagaAGTAACCTCTTGTAATTCAAAGTTCCAGaagattttgtcttcatcaatTGTGAGTTGTTCACCTTTGGAAACAGACTTTTTAACCTCACCCACATTCTGAACTTTAGTTCTTCCATCAGGGAGTTGCAGCCAGTTCATGACATCATATATTGGTAAGGCCTCACCATTCTCATCAAAAGACACTTGATCACCATTTGGTGTGGTGAAGTTGACCTTTTCAAGGTAATACATAAGCTGCAAATGGGAGAGATACAACAGGCTTATAATGTGCAGTGTTCCTGCTCGGGAATCTGTTTGCATCTTTGACTTTTGACTAAATGTATCTACTGACTACATTTCTTCTGAGATGGAGTCTCTACTTTAAGTCACTTGAGGACAATGCTGACATATGCATGTCTTTTCATATGGCTCTATCTTTTGTTTGTGACAGGCTTCCTTAACTGATAGAAAGGGATGTGAGAAATTACGCCTTTGATGTTTTTACAACTGCTTGCCTATGCTCTATGGTGATCCAGGAAAAAAGGGTGtgctgcttgtttgttttatggTGTTGAACTCTCTAGGGTTAGACCATGGTCCCACCTAGTTCCAGAAGTGGGTTGGGTCTAGTTCCTTATTTCTGCTCTGACATAGTCATAGTTGTAATACGTTGGAGAACTGTGGTGCCTAACTTATAGCTGTTCAAGATCAGTGGGCAAATTCTTGGACATGTCACAGAAGGCATACATTCATTGGGCTCCACCCACTTAACCCATAGATAGAATGAAGGTTACGATTTGGTAACCTCCATTCCATTGCACAGACAGAGCCTTTTATATATGGATACTGCTGCTCCCGGGCTGCTTGCTGAAGGGGTTATCTGATGGCAGACTGCGGACACACTAAAAGCCATTGTTGGCAGGCTACATAAGTGGACAGTTTCAGTGGACAAATACATGTGTCTGATTGGAGAGAAGCAATATCCACAGAGTCCAGTAGAGGGCTCCAGCTATACTTAAATAACTCGGGTTACCGTATCATTCTCAAATAATTGACAATAAACTTAAAGAATGTTGAGATCAGACATAAGTCTAACGACCAAACAGAATGGCTTTGTCCATGATGATCCACTATCTCAACAATGAAATCAATAAGTACCTCGAGGCATAGCAGCTATATTCAAAACAGTAGCAAGAGCGTTAATAGATATCACACCTGCCATGGATCCAGTCTTTGCAAAGTTGCACAACTTTGCCCTCTGAAAGGCCCTTTTCCAGGTATACACAGAAGCATGTCATTGAGGGCGTATGCCAGAGCATACACAGCCTTGTAAATATTATACTCTGGCCTGAGTTCTGATGCATCCAAATAGTCAGTCTCCACATTCACTAGATTTTCCTGTCCAGTGCATAATGCTCCACCAGATTCCACCCAACCTGCTGGAGGGGGTGCAAATCTACACTGAAAGGTGAATTCCCAAAACTGCCTCAtctgaaatgcatttaaaatcACTTGATTACAGAAATGATATCAATGTATTTTTCTGACAATTCGCCATTAGACCAAAAGGTTTTACTCTCACCATGCTGTTTTCATAGTCATTGCTGTGGTGCTGGTCAGGATGAATTCTTAACAGAAATTCCCTGAGTCCTGGTATTTTTCCACAACGGATAGCAATGCCCAGTGTGCCTGCCAGATATGGCATGAAGGCAGTGGTATGAAGTCCCTCAACTAATGTCCAAGCTTCACTGGCAATCCACTGCAGGCCTGTTACATTCTGCCTCACCACCTGTGTGCATGACATTAAAAATATCTTCTGTGAAACAATGACAGTCTACTTTGTACTATGTAATACATAACAAATGAATGTACATAACAACTTTCTATTGACCTTTAGTTCTAAAAGCACGGACATGATTACATTTTCACAGTAAGGTGATTTAAATCACTATTTATGTATTTTGATTTGTATACTAAGAACTGAGTTATGGAAAATAAGTACAAAGAGTATATAGGATTTGTAAATTTAGAACACAGGTTTACGGATATAAATAGGTATGTGCATAAATGTTGCATTATTAAAGTTTTGGGCAAGAATATATAGTTTAGCCAAACCAgagtttttggggtttttttccatgtaaaatttaaaaataaaaaaatcagaatCAGGTTATGTTATTACGTGAAGTTAGGTTAAGAGAGAAAGATTGAATCATGCTTCGGATTGAGGTCTcttgtaatcttttttttttttttttccttaacaaGGAATTCCttgtaatataaaaaaaagaaataaagatataTCATTGCATTTTTATTCCCCAACCTCCTTCATGAGTTGAGTCATCTGCATCTGATGTGCAAACACAATGATCACACGAGCTGTGGATTTTGTCATCACATCCACAATCCTCTTATATTCATTTGGATCATTGCCCCAGGGCAAAATCTCTGAGTAGGCCAGACATCCTCCACCTGACTGAGCCAGGTCAAATTGAAAGGATCTAGCAGCGTGGAGCCCATAGTCATCATCACTGACCAGCAGGCCGACCCAAGTCCAGTCAAAGTGTTTCAGAATCTGAATCATAGCACGCACCTAAGTGTATCCACAGAAGAGGGATTAGAGTTCAGGCTAAAATATTGCGGTCATAATTAATCCATTCCATTATGTTTAATTCTgtaaatatattatacatattttgtttattaatgaTGCACAGAGTAAATATAGTTTATACACACAAGATTGGCAGGACATATTTTCATGTTCACTGTACTTTATTGAGACATATtatgcagttattaatgtggtTATAGTGTTTCACCTGGAAAGCATCACTTGGGATTGTTCTGAAGAATGATGGAAACCTTTGCCGATCACTCAGGCAAGAACATGTGGCAAAATAACTCACCTATAATGAAACACACATAATGCACAAAGGTTGCGCATCTTATGTGAGTTAGTAGAAACAATTAATATATTTTGCTCATTTAAGAAATAATTCAAGTACAGCACTTGAAAAGCACACAATAACTTAAAGACACCAAACTTACAATGGGCAGCTTGAACAAACCCAGAACATTGGAGGTGGCAATAGAAAAAGTTGAGAATGGATCCCCCACAATCCCCATAACTGGAGGGGTCCCTAAACAGTTCTCCTGAAGCAGAAACTGCTCCTCTTGGCCACTTGCCAATGACAATGCAGCACTGAAACCAATACCAAGTGTAGCACAGTTGTCATATAGACTGTATCCCAGAGTCACATTAGGTAGCAAATTGGAGTTCTTGTTGATCTCGTCAATAGTAAAAGCCATGGTCATGGCATGCCTGAACCCTGGGGGGTCAAAGCTAACACACAAAGTATCACTATTAACCACTAAAATGTAAGAcagtgttttgttcattttgtctgCTACGTGTGTGAGATTTACCCTTGGCAGCTGGGCTGATGAGGCTCTGTGATGAAGGTTAACTCAGGGAAGACAGAGGTGTAGTGGACCTCAAACAGCCCTCCTAAAATCACATCACCGGCCTTGTGCATCCCATTAAGATGAAACTGCCTCCGTAATTTACAAGATGGAGAAAGATTGGAAGactcagagaagaaaaaagaggaagaacgCAAAATCAGATAGACATATAAGAACAAATATTTGACAAGAAAATCCCCCATAACTGCCCTCTTCCCCTTGCTCCTGTACGTAATCTTCATGCACAAGTACTTTTATACTACAGGGATATGTCATCTCCTTTCGTCAATGTTTAATTATTTACACCAGCTTCCAGGGATTGGGCAGCAAGGAGGGATGGGCGTAATACACATTTCAAAGAATACTGTCCAACATCAATGCCACATAACTAGGTATTTaggtaaatgtatgtatgtacataaaCCATATTACATATATTGTTAATGACTCTCATGTACATGGTCTTTTGCATTGATAATAAAATactgaactgaaaaataaagaattgaaaaaacaaatacaacagcaCCATCCATTGTACAATTCTACATTATTGTCTGGGGATTAAATCAACatcatgtaacttttttttaccttcaacCTTTTTAACGGCTTTAATATCATGTTGATAGTTTAGTGTCTTGTAAttgggtgaatggtgtctctttCTTAGCCACTCATCCCTTATCACTTTCTgctctatgtaacttcagtgagagggtaggatcactgAGTTACACACGTTATACTCAAGATaaaagttttcaacacattacATTGTTACGACATATTTAGTCTTTTTGTAATTACCACTTACAAAACATCTGACttattgttacagacctggaaTTTGTATTTATCAAAGTGGTGTTGTgttcagaaactgtggggggtcCCAAAATCCCACAATATACCAATTTCTACATGATGCTGCTTTAAATTCTCACCTTCATTATAAATCAACCATCTATTGATGAAACCATCTATCCATCACTGTAACTAAGACGGGGTAACTTCTAACAATCAGATTAACGTATCACAAAGTGGTTTGCTATTTATGTGCCATCCCACGAAATCACATTAGTTTGAACAACTGCAACTGTCatcgatcaatcaatcaatcaatcaatcaatctttatttttatggcacttttcatacagaaagtagcacaaagtgcctcacagagattaaaaacaacaacagagattaaaaaagaaaataaagacaagaaaatcaaaagaacccaaccctcccacccccacagataTGTACAGAGagatacacaaatacatacacactcatatacacattcccacacatatgcacacacacacacaaagacccacacactcacacctacacatacactagctgtcactaaaGAGGCATGGCTGGGCACCGAGACCTGAGGTGAGGAATAAGCTTCCTTTGGGGGCCAGCCACACTGAGAGAGATCACGGTCCAAGGGCGCAGGGAGCGCCGCCACAGGGATCACCCCAACCCGGGTAGATAGGAGGCCCTGCACCAAGGTCCCTGGGACAACACCCCCAGCggcagaccagagacaactcccagtctggcaggcccccatgaggaaacactggagctAAAAACTGACAGacgaaaacattaaaataaggcaaaaagcatagaggctaaaaacatgacgaactaaaacagtaaaaaaggataaaggatACAAATGCTAGGACTAACACAgcataaaaggaattaaaaagaatgaaagagatcaattaaaagcctgattgaaaaggtgggtcttgagcctcttttaaaaaacctcaacagtctctgcgaccctgaggttctccggcaggctgtttgACAGTCAGGGGCTATCATAAGTGGAAGCTGCCTCCCCGTGCTTTTTTTAACTAACCTGTGGTATGATTGAAAGGCCAGTGCTGGAGGACCTCCGGGTCCATGGGGGCTGAGagggtaaaagcaggtcagataagtaagAAGGCCCGagaccgttaagacacttaaagactagtaaaagaaccttaaaatcaacCCTGAAACGCACGGGGAGCCAGTGCAGCGATTATAAAACCAGCGTAATGTGTGGACCCTGTCAGCACTGAGTTTTGCAGTAATTGTAGATGAGAAATGCTCTTCTTGGGAaagccagagagcagggcattacagtaatctaaaggacaagagataaaagcatgcattagcacctcagtggcctgagagagaaacgggctgactctggctatattcttaagatggtaaaaatttgttatatttttgatgtgaaGAATAAAACTaagctcagagtcaaaaatcacGCCCACTTTTTTACAGATTGTAATGCTTTAAAATCCTTTAACTTTGGTAAGCGCACATTCAGCAGAAGCATTTTAATGTCTGTGCTGAACGTGCACTCATCACGTCTTTCCAAaggaatgttaaaaacacagtttgatttaaaaacagaccTAGGTCttatttgtctgtgtgaaatTCTGGTTTTGATTGTGTGAATATTGTCCTGTGCCTCAGGGGCGACTGAACAGGGGGCGTGTATAGTGTAGGTAGGGGAGGGTGAAGGTGAGTGAGGGGCAGAGGGTCTGTGTGCATACATATCAACAGTGATTCAGGAGGTGGGTGTGGTGCAGGAACGGACAGATAAAAGCTGTGATCCCTCCTGGTTTGGGTGGAGGCCGTCCCATTTAAAAAGGTGAGGCCTGTTTAAAAAAGCTGCAAAATTGTCAACAAACGTAATACTTTTGGTCAGGCAGTACCCCTTCAGCCACAGGTGCAGCTGACGAAGGCGGCTGGTGGTGACATCACAATACCGAGGTGGGGGAAGCGGGCCGGCGATAATTACCTGCTTCCCCATGTCCAGCAGGCGATCCACCAGGGAGACGAAATCCTGTTTGAGGACCTCCGACTGGTGTTTTTTGAGGTCGTTGATGCTGGCCTCCAGGACCAGCTTTGAGGCCGAGTTGTGCTGTGCACTCAGCAGGAGGGCAGAGGATGCAACCTCGTTGATGCGGGCTCCAGGTAGGCAGAAGGTCCAGCCACCGTGCACTGCCACGTGCCTGACTATGGAGGTCCTGACAACCAGCACAGAGGGGGTGCGCCACTCCATGGCTGCCTAGAGGTGCGGCGGAGGCGGGATGGAGCCTGAGGTTTGGGTTGGTGGCACCGGGCCGGGGTTGATCCTGGCcaagatggaggggaggggtCAGGCTGGACGAGTGGACCCCAGATCCAGGACTGGTGAGAGCCACGAACAGCTGGATGGACAGGTCCCGGGGGCGAGCCGGACAAAGCACCCATGGGAGGGAAATCCTGCAGGCTTAGGATGTCAAACCTGTTATCCAGTGGCAGATCCggaggcagaagaggaggagatggacgaGCCCCAGCGCCCCTGTGCACCACTGACCAGGGTTCCCTCCACTTGAGTGGAGTTGAGCTCACCGGAGCCTCCACTCATTCCTCCCAGATGAAGCACTGCGACTCCGCGGGATGtaggcaggaggtggagggtgcCGATGTCTTGGGCTTGGTTCCCTGGCGGTGCCAGCGGGACTCGGCTAGTGCTGGTGCCAGAGTTTCCGTGGTGATAGAGCCGGTCAACGGCAGGGGGGTCGTCATGCTCCGGTCACCAGCGCCAGATGTTCTCAGGTGGGAGATAAGCTTCGCCTGGGTCGTGGTGACAGTGGAGAAATCCATAAGGATTTTGTCCCTCTCCTTAAGTTCAGCCTTCAGACCAGAGACGCTTTCCCTCAGTTTTGAGAGGGTAGGGAGGCAGGACTCACACACCGCCAGCATACATGCAGCCGGCGAGGAGATTGTAGCTAGCTCGAGATTGTAGCTAGCTCGAGTGTTAGCATATCCAGCCTTGTTTATCCTTTGCTGCTTTGTCTCAGATGCTCTTGTTTTTCACATGACTACTCAATTTCCTGGCAATACCAGCACAAATGCTACTGTAGAATAGTTGTTGTTAGCTCTACAACGTGCCGTTGGACTATATCACCGTACGTTCTGGTGATTGCATTTATAGTGCCTTGTCAGCGCTGCCTTGTCAGTGAAATCGATTATTTTCCATCTTTAAGATTATGAGTAGAATTGTATTGTATAATTGACACATTCACATTGTGCAGACCCTTCAACATAGATTTTGAGTATTTTAAAATCACTTCGAATGTAAATCAGCCAAAATAGGCtatgatgaaaatgacaaaaaacaacagaaatctaggttcttaaataatttttaagtATATCTTCtagtttatttttgcatttacaAAGGCTGTTTATTGTGTCAACAATTACaagcaaaaatacagaaataatacACAACAAATATAGACTTAATGAAACTAAACATATTAACTGGAGTTACTTTTATGACGTGCTTGTACCTCGACCCATGAttgctttctttgtgttccTCTCTGGTCTCAGCAGGATTATAAAACATTTGGGTCCAAAGAGTGCCACCAAGAGACCAAAACTGGAGGCTAGGATAGCAAATACCTCCACTGCATCTGCATATTTGCCTGGTGAGTTGACATAAGCTGGGACAAAGGCCACCCACACAGCACAGAAGATCAGCATACTGAAAGTGATGAGTCTGGCCTCATTAAAGTTGTCTGGAAGGTTCCTTGCCAGAAATGCAAACAGGAAGCTAAGGATAGCCAGTAAGCCAATGTAACCCAGTAACACTGCAAAACCAATTGTTGACCCAGCGACACACTCATAAACTATCTTGTCATTGTGGTATTGGGTGTTTTTATGAGGAGCTGGTGAGGAAGAGACAAGCCAACCAGTGCAGATTGCTACTTGGATTGATGTAAGAGCAAAAACTGTCCCTCTCTGCTGCATTGCACCAAACCACTTCAGACTGGATCCACCTCCTGGCTTGGAGGCCTTGAACACAGCtacaacaacaactgttttCACCAGAATGCAAgagacacaaagcacaaagctgATCCCAAATGCTGCATGTCTCAGCTGGCATGTCCACAGTCTGGGACGGCCGATAAACAGTAGTGAGCAAAGGAAACATAACTTAAGTGACACTAAGAGCAGGAAACTCAGTTCTGAATTGTTGGCGCGTACCATAGGTGTGCTGCGATGATAGGTGAAGATGCCCAGGACGATAGCACAGATAAATGTGCCCAGCAATGAAGCAACTGTCAAGCAGATACCCAGAGGCTCGTGGTAGGAGAGAAACTCTATTTTCTTAGGAACACAGTGGTCACGCTGAGGGCTGGACCAGAAGTCCTTAGGACAGCTGGTGCACTCCATGGAGTCTGAAAACAAGGTAAgaattaacattttttctgAATGTTTCCCCAGCCTTTCTTTTGCCTTTTATGTTCCtatttaaacaaaaagacatcATCATTCCCACCTTTAAACACTGTCAGTGATGTACAATTCGGCACCACTACCAGCCATGGAACCCAAGTTTCTGCAATAGTGGGCTTTCCCTAAACACCAAGCGGGCACCCACAGTGGGTTACATTCCTGAATACAAATTTTTTAACCGATACCAACCAGTTTCATTGCTGATCTTTCCCTCCGAGCACGGGATGCAGTCAAAACAGCATACAGGCTGTCCCCTTTTTCTGGCTGTACGGGTACCTGGTGGGCAGCTCTCACTGCAAATTGACCTGGGTGGCTGCAAGGATTGTCAGGGTTATATCATAGTTTCTctacactgtgtgtttttgttatagTGTCATACTGTGCAAAGGTAAGGGcaacaataaacagaaataaccTGTTTAGAGTCATAGTTCCAGaagattttgtcttcatcaatTGTGAGTTCTTCTCCTTTGAACGCCGACCTCTTGACCTCACCCACATTCTGAACTTTAGTTCGTCCATCAGGGAGCCATAGCCAGTTCATGATATCGTAGATTGGTAAGGCATCACCATTCTCATCAAAAGACACTTGATCACCAAATGTTGTGGTGAAGTTGACTTTTTCCAAGTAATGCATGAGCTACAAAGGGTTATAATACATATGATTTGTATATCTCTATAGTCAATAGCtgttttcaaaaacaaattagGTTAAGCGTAAACTGCTATCACACCTGCCATGGCTCCAGTCCCTGCAAAACAGCACAGCTGTTTCGACTGAAAGGCCCTCTCCCTGGCTCACACTGCAACATGTCATCAAGGGCATAGGCCAGAGCATACACAGCCTTGTAAATGTTATACTCAGGCCTGAGATTGGAAACATCCAAAAACTCAGTCTCCATATTCTCCAGGGCTTCATCACCAGTGCACAGTGCTGCACCAGCCTCAACCCAACCTGCTGGAGGTGGTGCAAATCTACACTGAAAGGTGTTTTCCCAGAACTGCCTcatctgaaatgtatttaaaacagtctttaatgaaataagaagatatagattttttttttttaattacagatCTCATTGTAAGGTCACAATCATACCATGTTATTTCCATTGTTATTGCTGTCATGCAGGTCAGGACGTATTCCCAACAGAAAATCTCTGAGCCCTGGTATTTCCCCTCGGCGAATGGCAATTCCCAGTGTGCCACCAAGGTACGGCATGAGGCGAGGGGTCTGGAGCACAGCCGCTGCTGTCCAAGCTTCACTGGCCATCCACTGCAGGCCTGTCACATTCTGCCTCAGCACCTGTTAATTGCACCTCATGAATGGCTTTTGTCTTTTATGTGAACTACTCCGTAGGACTGATTAAAGGACAATTAAATATGACTTTAATGCAATATAACAAATATTTTTGTCAGAACAGCGCTACATTTAGAAATAGAGTATtgtaagaaaacacaacaaattgtTGAGATTAACGTGCAGGGCTTGAGACCATGatcataaatgtaaatgaacaATTGGTGTTTAGGAAGAATTCATCAGTCTGGTCTACTAGCTCTTAGGTTGACTCAAGAaacattatgtttatttatgcaCAGTGTAGTTTTACATACTCTTTATTCTCAGTGTTCTTATCTAATAAATCAGTCATCATAATCAAATGTGGTGTATACATAGATACCTCTTCCATAAGTTGAATCATGTGGATCTGATGTGCAAACACGATAACCACACGAGCTGTGGATTTCCTCATCACTTCAACGATCCTCGTTAGTTCTGCTGGGTTGTCACCCCAGGGCAAAATCTCTGAGTAGGCTAGACAACCTCCACCAGACTGAGCCAAGTCTGACTGAAAGGATCGGGCAACGTGGAGTCCATAATCATCATTACTCACCAGCAGACCGGCCCAGGTCCAGCCAAAGCGTTTTAGAATCTGAATCATTGCACGAACCTTAAATACAGAGTGAAGTGTAAAGGTTGTAGTTAGTGGAAACTTACTTATACATGTCTCACACATGATCCCATTTTAATCTTTGAAAATAATAGAGATATATTTTTCGATGCTCACTACACTTCctttgaaatatattttgtgtttgttaccTGGAAAGCATCACTTGGGATTGTTCTGAAGAAAGATGGAAACCTTTGGCGATCACTCAGGCAGGAACATGTGGCAAAATAACTCACCTATAAAGAAATATACATTGTACACCCAGATTGTGCTTTGCATGCAAGTTAGTAGTATGTAATTTGAGAAGTCTAAAATAAAGAACATATCTGCATACTAAATACATGCTTGTTGGAGAAGCTGGACTTGAGGTT from Sparus aurata chromosome 2, fSpaAur1.1, whole genome shotgun sequence harbors:
- the LOC115571139 gene encoding extracellular calcium-sensing receptor-like, whose product is MGAFLDVYLFYVYLILIVFSSFLFMSEPSPLFSSCKVRKKFYLNGMHKPGDVILGGLFEVHYTSVFPELTFTSEPNQLSCQGFDPPGFRHAMTMAFAIDEINKNSDLLPNVTLGYSLYDNCATLIIGFSAALSLASGQEEQFVLQENCLGTPPVLGIVGDSFSTFSIATSDVIGLFKLPMVSYFATCSCLSDRQRFPSFFRTIPSDAFQVRAMIQILKRFGWTWAGLLVSNDDYGLHVARSFQSDLAQSGGGCLAYSEILPWGDNPAELTRIVEVMRKSTARVVIVFAHQIHMIQLMEEVSMQNVTGLQWMASEAWTAAAVLQTPRLMPYLGGTLGIAIRRGEIPGLRDFLLGIRPDLHDSNNNGNNMMRQFWENTFQCRFAPPPAGWVEAGAALCTGDEALENMETEFLDVSNLRPEYNIYKAVYALAYALDDMLQCEPGRGPFSRNSCAVLQGLEPWQLMHYLEKVNFTTTFGDQVSFDENGDALPIYDIMNWLWLPDGRTKVQNVGEVKRSAFKGEELTIDEDKIFWNYDSKQPPRSICSESCPPGTRTARKRGQPVCCFDCIPCSEGKISNETDSMECTSCPKDFWSSPQRDHCVPKKIEFLSYHEPLGICLTVASLLGTFICAIVLGIFTYHRSTPMVRANNSELSFLLLVSLKLCFLCSLLFIGRPRLWTCQLRHAAFGISFVLCVSCILVKTVVVVAVFKASKPGGGSSLKWFGAMQQRGTVFALTSIQVAICTGWLVSSSPAPHKNTQYHNDKIVYECVAGSTIGFAVLLGYIGLLAILSFLFAFLARNLPDNFNEARLITFSMLIFCAVWVAFVPAYVNSPGKYADAVEVFAILASSFGLLVALFGPKCFIILLRPERNTKKAIMGRGTSTS
- the LOC115571879 gene encoding extracellular calcium-sensing receptor-like, translated to MEWRTPSVLVVRTSIVRHVAVHGGWTFCLPGARINEVASSALLLSAQHNSASKLVLEASINDLKKHQSEVLKQDFVSLVDRLLDMGKQVIIAGPLPPPRYCDVTTSRLRQLHLWLKGYCLTKTPMDPEVLQHWPFNHTTGTLVQGLLSTRVGVIPVAALPAPLDRDLSQCGWPPKEAYSSPQVSVPSHASLVTASSSNLSPSCKLRRQFHLNGMHKAGDVILGGLFEVHYTSVFPELTFITEPHQPSCQGFDPPGFRHAMTMAFTIDEINKNSNLLPNVTLGYSLYDNCATLGIGFSAALSLASGQEEQFLLQENCLGTPPVMGIVGDPFSTFSIATSNVLGLFKLPIVSYFATCSCLSDRQRFPSFFRTIPSDAFQVRAMIQILKHFDWTWVGLLVSDDDYGLHAARSFQFDLAQSGGGCLAYSEILPWGNDPNEYKRIVDVMTKSTARVIIVFAHQMQMTQLMKEVVRQNVTGLQWIASEAWTLVEGLHTTAFMPYLAGTLGIAIRCGKIPGLREFLLRIHPDQHHSNDYENSMMRQFWEFTFQCRFAPPPAGWVESGGALCTGQENLVNVETDYLDASELRPEYNIYKAVYALAYALNDMLLCIPGKGPFRGQSCATLQRLDPWQLMYYLEKVNFTTPNGDQVSFDENGEALPIYDVMNWLQLPDGRTKVQNVGEVKKSVSKGEQLTIDEDKIFWNFELQEPPRSVCSESCPPGTRMARKRGQPICCFDCIPCSEGKVSNATDSLECTSCPEDFWSSPQRDHCVPKKTEFLSYHEPLGICLTTASLLGTFVCAVVLGIFTYHRSTPIVSYFSTCSCLSDRQRFPSFFRTIPSDAFQVVRQNVTGRQWIASEAWTSATVLQTARLMPYLSGTLGIAIRRGEIPGLGDFLLQMRPGQNDNANNMVRRFWEYTFQCRFAPLPAGWVEAGGALCTGEEDIQSVDSEFLDLSNLRPEYNIYKAVYTLAYALSDMLQCQPGRGPFSGHSCATLQTLEPWQIVHYLQNVNFTTPFGDQVSFDENGDALPIYDIVNWLWLPDGRTKVQNVGEVKRSDRKGEELTIDEDKIFWNIKLSKPPRSVCSESCPPGTRMARKKGEPVCCFDCIPCSEGKISNKTDSMECISCPEDFWSSPQRDHCVPKKTEFLSYHEPLGICLTAASLLGTFFCVITLGIFTYHRQTPMVRANNSELSFLLLVSLKLCFLCSLLFIGRPRLWTCQLRHAAFGISFVLSVSCILVKTMVVLAVFKASKPGGGASLKWFGAMQQRGTVMVLTSIQAAICTAWLVSASPTPHKNTQYHNDKIVYECVVGSTVGFAVLLGYIGLLATLSFLLAFLARNLPDNFNEAKLITFSMLIFCAVWVAFVPAYVNSPGKYADAVEVFAILASSFGLLLALFGPKCYIILLRPERNTKKAIMGRGTTKS